One window of Acidobacteriaceae bacterium genomic DNA carries:
- a CDS encoding ABC transporter substrate-binding protein: MRRVRIHTVSFAAVLAISAVTLIAKCGAQAAQRLPGELAWTIGYDPKTFDPAKVDDLDSETIRYLTAGVLLRVNRLTQSVEPQLAQSWDLSRDGKTIVFKVRSGLRFSDGSSLTSRDAAWSIRRVLLPATAAPVADEFINAGGVTVETPDPATVIVHLPQRVIGIGKVFDEIAIEPADRPSEGRITSGPFVVADYLRSQYVRLHRNPYYWEKGSNGLSIPYASGVRLDILNNPEQETRLFLRSEYDLIDHIPPDYFELLKKKAPSTVRDLGPSLNTEQMWFNQSPSSPLPAWERSWFQQRAFRVAVSEAIHRDDLARIAYQGHATPAYGFVSPVNAVWYNRNLSAPHTDISAAKAALARAGFHWAGSRLEDAAGHPVRFSILTNAGNAARQKMATLIQQDLAALGMEVNVVALDFPALVERLMHTQDYEACLLGLENVEPDPNAMMNVWLSSSPNHQWSPSEKAPATPWEAEIDREMNVQATSMKDPVRKQAVDRVQQIVADQQPFIYLVYPNVLVAVSPRIEGVQPAVLEPELIWNAEYLRLRSSR; the protein is encoded by the coding sequence ATGCGGCGCGTTCGCATTCACACGGTCTCGTTCGCTGCCGTCCTGGCGATCTCGGCCGTCACGCTGATCGCGAAGTGTGGTGCCCAGGCCGCGCAGCGCCTGCCCGGCGAACTCGCATGGACCATTGGCTACGACCCGAAGACCTTCGATCCCGCCAAAGTCGACGACCTCGATTCGGAGACGATTCGCTATCTCACGGCCGGCGTCCTGCTGCGCGTCAATCGGCTTACCCAAAGTGTGGAGCCGCAGCTCGCCCAAAGTTGGGACCTTTCGCGGGACGGCAAGACTATCGTCTTCAAGGTTCGATCCGGACTCAGGTTCTCTGACGGCAGCAGCCTGACTTCACGCGACGCGGCCTGGTCTATACGCCGTGTTCTGCTTCCGGCCACGGCCGCTCCGGTCGCAGATGAGTTCATCAATGCGGGCGGCGTCACCGTCGAAACCCCCGACCCAGCCACGGTCATCGTTCATCTGCCCCAGCGAGTGATTGGCATCGGCAAGGTCTTCGACGAGATCGCCATTGAACCTGCCGACCGTCCCAGCGAAGGCCGGATCACCTCCGGCCCGTTCGTCGTGGCCGATTACCTGCGGTCGCAATACGTGCGCCTGCACCGCAATCCTTACTACTGGGAAAAGGGCTCGAACGGTCTCTCCATTCCATACGCAAGCGGCGTACGCCTCGACATCCTCAACAATCCCGAGCAGGAGACCCGGCTCTTCCTGCGCAGCGAATACGACCTCATCGATCACATCCCACCGGATTACTTCGAGCTTCTGAAGAAGAAGGCTCCATCCACAGTGCGCGACCTCGGCCCATCGCTGAACACCGAACAGATGTGGTTCAACCAGTCGCCGTCGTCGCCGCTTCCTGCGTGGGAGAGATCCTGGTTTCAACAACGAGCGTTTCGCGTCGCTGTTTCGGAGGCCATTCACCGCGACGACCTGGCGCGTATCGCCTATCAGGGCCACGCCACTCCGGCTTATGGTTTTGTCTCGCCGGTTAACGCGGTCTGGTACAACCGAAACCTGTCCGCGCCCCACACCGATATCTCAGCCGCAAAGGCTGCGCTCGCCCGCGCCGGCTTCCATTGGGCTGGCTCGCGGCTCGAAGATGCGGCAGGCCACCCCGTCCGCTTCTCAATCCTGACCAACGCCGGAAATGCCGCGCGGCAAAAAATGGCAACTCTGATTCAGCAGGATCTTGCTGCACTGGGCATGGAGGTCAATGTCGTCGCACTCGACTTTCCCGCGCTTGTCGAGCGCTTGATGCATACCCAGGACTATGAAGCCTGCTTGCTCGGACTCGAGAACGTCGAGCCCGACCCCAACGCCATGATGAACGTATGGCTCAGCTCCTCGCCCAACCATCAGTGGAGCCCGTCGGAAAAAGCGCCGGCAACACCGTGGGAGGCAGAGATCGACCGTGAGATGAACGTGCAGGCCACGAGCATGAAAGATCCGGTCCGTAAGCAGGCTGTCGATCGTGTGCAGCAGATCGTCGCCGATCAGCAGCCTTTCATCTACCTCGTTTATCCCAATGTTCTAGTTGCGGTCTCACCGCGCATTGAAGGCGTGCAGCCCGCAGTGCTCGAACCGGAACTGATCTGGAATGCTGAGTATCTTCGGCTGCGGAGTTCGCGATGA
- a CDS encoding ABC transporter ATP-binding protein, whose translation MSTQPLLRVRLRASYGDKSVLHDIDFDLHRGEVLGLVGTSGAGKSTLVLSLLGLLPWRGGRVTGQIVLDGQDLLQLSEGRLRELRGRQLALIPQSPMTALNSAISLENHFREAWRAHEKNGSAEFSARVQRLFDEVQLPSDPEFLRRRPSQISVGQAQRVLIALALLHSPALIIADEPTSALDPVTQAQIVDLLKGLSRNHGATLLYVSHDLVSVLRICDRIAVLESGAIVETLPVHQLAAARHPATLNLLSTLPVPPSVLLSYRSRPVRKGSYAEEHFRTKALSQFVT comes from the coding sequence ATGAGCACCCAGCCTCTTCTGCGTGTGCGGCTTCGCGCCAGTTATGGCGACAAGTCCGTCCTGCACGACATCGACTTCGATCTTCATCGCGGTGAAGTGTTGGGACTCGTCGGCACCAGCGGCGCGGGGAAGAGCACGCTGGTCCTGTCGCTGCTAGGCCTGCTGCCCTGGCGTGGTGGGCGAGTCACCGGCCAGATCGTCCTTGACGGACAAGACCTGCTTCAACTCTCCGAGGGCAGACTGCGCGAACTGCGTGGTCGTCAACTTGCCTTGATTCCGCAGAGCCCCATGACCGCGCTCAACTCTGCAATCAGTCTTGAGAATCACTTCCGCGAAGCATGGAGAGCGCATGAGAAGAATGGGAGTGCAGAATTCTCGGCGCGCGTGCAGAGGCTTTTCGACGAGGTCCAACTGCCATCGGACCCGGAATTTTTGCGCCGGCGGCCATCGCAGATTAGCGTTGGCCAGGCCCAGCGCGTACTTATTGCACTCGCGCTGCTGCACTCCCCGGCGCTGATTATTGCCGACGAACCCACCAGCGCACTCGACCCTGTAACGCAAGCCCAAATCGTCGACCTGCTCAAGGGATTGAGCCGCAATCACGGCGCCACGCTTCTCTATGTCTCGCATGACTTGGTCTCTGTGCTCAGGATTTGCGACCGGATCGCTGTGCTCGAATCCGGGGCGATTGTGGAGACGCTGCCTGTTCACCAGCTCGCTGCCGCTCGGCACCCCGCCACCCTCAATCTCTTATCGACGCTCCCCGTGCCTCCTTCCGTTTTACTGAGTTACCGTAGCCGACCTGTACGAAAAGGTAGCTATGCAGAAGAGCATTTCCGTACCAAAGCGCTCTCGCAATTCGTTACCTAA
- a CDS encoding ABC transporter permease subunit, giving the protein MKFHRLPAWLLLGLVLIAAAIIAAPGASYSHQDRDQPLAIASVRHPAGTDALERDRLVRVSAALLLSLIGALAAAAVTTAAAAGVGTLAAFAASGLGWILMLACDVFLALPWLFLLMMVRSALPLNTSPAHSAAITFFVLAALGWPACARAVYQGAIDLKNSEWMLQARAAGLRRPQVVRHVVPNLLPLLLPQFLVCVPAFVMAEANLGALGLGIGEPLPSWGGMLLELDNSSMLLQSNWVYFPVALLVVVLLLLEAVAVEN; this is encoded by the coding sequence ATGAAGTTCCATCGCTTGCCGGCCTGGCTCCTTCTCGGTCTTGTTCTGATTGCAGCGGCGATCATCGCCGCACCGGGCGCAAGCTATTCTCATCAGGATCGCGACCAGCCTCTCGCCATTGCTTCCGTGCGCCACCCGGCTGGCACCGACGCTCTCGAACGCGATCGCCTGGTGCGCGTCTCGGCTGCTCTCTTGCTCAGCCTGATCGGGGCGCTGGCTGCCGCAGCCGTCACGACCGCCGCCGCCGCAGGTGTGGGGACGTTGGCAGCCTTCGCGGCGAGCGGCCTTGGTTGGATCCTCATGCTCGCTTGCGACGTGTTTCTCGCGCTCCCATGGCTCTTTCTGCTCATGATGGTTCGTTCTGCGCTGCCGCTGAACACGTCGCCTGCCCATTCGGCAGCCATTACGTTTTTCGTCCTTGCGGCTCTGGGTTGGCCCGCATGTGCCCGCGCGGTCTACCAGGGAGCAATCGACCTGAAAAACTCCGAATGGATGCTGCAAGCTCGTGCGGCAGGACTGCGGCGCCCTCAGGTGGTTCGCCATGTTGTACCCAACCTGCTGCCGCTGCTTCTGCCGCAGTTTCTCGTTTGTGTTCCCGCATTCGTGATGGCCGAAGCGAACCTTGGCGCCCTGGGGCTGGGAATCGGTGAGCCGCTGCCGTCCTGGGGAGGGATGCTGCTCGAACTCGACAACTCCTCTATGCTGCTCCAATCCAATTGGGTGTATTTTCCCGTTGCCCTGCTGGTTGTGGTTCTGCTTCTGCTTGAAGCAGTCGCGGTGGAGAACTGA
- a CDS encoding ABC transporter permease subunit, with amino-acid sequence MRRIFAIIKWLGRTLGIVVLVMIGSTVLVRYAPGYLSDPGEMDARYAHVVRAELSEEAARSHSITQMLGTEITGMSRGSAGISRQFDVPVLELIRPRLAVTGELLLRSLLVGWALALCASLIASAGKEPSLLWQAPGTLLLAVPTAAMATLCLLAEKGGPVLVMALLIAARDFKFLHRLLRKAWLDPHVLHARAQGIRQRRLLVAHLLPAFVPQLAALASLSIVTALSALVPVEVLFNVPGLGQLAWNAALNRDLPVLLAVTLTMAIAVACSGMAPSRKVELCA; translated from the coding sequence TCGCTACGCTCCCGGATACTTGAGCGACCCGGGTGAGATGGACGCGCGTTACGCGCACGTAGTTCGTGCAGAACTGTCGGAGGAGGCCGCGCGAAGCCACTCCATCACGCAGATGCTCGGCACCGAAATCACGGGAATGAGCCGGGGGAGCGCCGGGATTTCGCGGCAATTTGACGTCCCGGTCCTAGAACTCATCCGCCCGCGCCTGGCAGTTACAGGAGAGCTGCTGCTGCGCTCGCTGCTTGTTGGCTGGGCGCTGGCGTTGTGCGCTTCGCTTATTGCGAGCGCAGGAAAGGAGCCGTCCCTGCTGTGGCAGGCCCCAGGGACGCTTTTACTCGCGGTGCCCACCGCAGCCATGGCGACTCTGTGTCTGCTGGCGGAGAAGGGCGGTCCGGTTCTCGTGATGGCTCTCCTGATTGCAGCACGCGACTTCAAATTTCTCCATCGGCTATTGCGCAAGGCATGGCTTGACCCGCATGTGTTGCACGCGCGCGCCCAGGGGATCAGGCAGCGGCGCTTGCTTGTGGCGCACCTCTTGCCGGCGTTCGTTCCCCAGCTTGCCGCGCTTGCCAGTCTCTCCATCGTGACGGCGCTGAGTGCGTTGGTGCCCGTCGAAGTCCTCTTCAACGTACCCGGGCTCGGCCAATTGGCATGGAACGCCGCGCTCAACCGCGACCTTCCCGTATTGCTGGCCGTTACGCTGACGATGGCGATTGCGGTTGCGTGCTCTGGAATGGCGCCGAGCCGCAAGGTGGAGCTGTGCGCATGA